The following proteins are co-located in the Bacillus pumilus genome:
- a CDS encoding N-acetylmuramoyl-L-alanine amidase, with the protein MRSIIKVVFLSVVTMCLFLPSALADNSVTRLDGKNRYVVAVNAAKKGWTTSSTAVLVGKDAYADALSAVPYAYQKNAPVLFTNSSSLSTDTKKGLQSLKTKNVTILGGTKSVSSKVTTQLKSMGISVKRISGKNRYDLAANIAKQMKSSSTAVVANGFAYADAVAIAPYAAKQGYPILLTNDKGLRSETSAVIKSRAIKKTVVIGGESSVNKSTYAKLPSPGRIGGANRYEVAANIVTKYNMSTSNTYISNGFAYADAASGASIAAKQGKAFIFTNEKTLPKATRKIIGSKKITSFSVLGGTSTVTNTVTSQLKNPVVGKKVFIDPGHGDQDSGAAGYGLLEKNVNLDVAKRLNTKLTSAGALPVMSRTSDTFDSLQTRVSKGASAKADIFISVHANANDNSSANGTETYYDKTYAATNSLKLAQNIQPKMVSALGTRDRGVKTAGFYVIKYSKMPSVLLETGFVSSPVDSNILKSATYKDRLAAGISSGVSGYFR; encoded by the coding sequence GTGCGCTCTATTATAAAAGTTGTATTTTTGAGTGTAGTAACAATGTGTTTGTTTCTTCCATCTGCACTTGCTGACAATTCAGTTACAAGGCTTGATGGGAAGAACCGGTATGTTGTTGCGGTGAACGCGGCGAAAAAAGGCTGGACAACATCAAGTACGGCTGTTCTTGTAGGGAAAGATGCATATGCGGATGCATTAAGTGCGGTTCCTTATGCATACCAAAAAAATGCCCCTGTTCTGTTTACTAACAGTAGCAGTTTATCTACAGATACAAAAAAAGGCCTTCAAAGTCTAAAAACAAAGAATGTGACTATTCTCGGTGGAACAAAGAGTGTCTCTAGCAAGGTGACAACTCAGCTAAAATCAATGGGTATCTCTGTGAAACGTATTAGTGGTAAGAACCGCTATGACTTAGCAGCAAATATTGCAAAGCAAATGAAAAGCTCTAGTACGGCTGTTGTAGCAAATGGCTTTGCTTATGCAGATGCAGTTGCCATTGCACCTTATGCTGCAAAACAAGGCTATCCAATCTTATTAACAAATGATAAAGGTTTACGTTCGGAAACTTCAGCTGTGATTAAAAGCCGAGCAATTAAAAAGACCGTTGTCATTGGTGGAGAGTCTAGTGTAAATAAATCAACTTATGCTAAACTACCTTCACCTGGAAGAATTGGCGGGGCCAATCGTTATGAAGTCGCTGCAAATATTGTGACGAAATACAATATGAGTACAAGTAATACGTATATTAGTAATGGTTTTGCATATGCTGATGCCGCTTCAGGAGCTAGTATTGCTGCCAAGCAGGGTAAAGCCTTTATTTTCACAAATGAAAAAACATTACCGAAAGCAACAAGAAAAATCATTGGTTCAAAGAAGATCACTTCATTTAGTGTTCTAGGTGGTACATCTACTGTGACGAATACTGTGACTTCCCAATTGAAAAATCCAGTCGTTGGAAAAAAAGTTTTTATTGACCCTGGTCATGGAGATCAAGATTCTGGTGCTGCTGGATATGGTCTTCTTGAGAAGAACGTGAACCTTGATGTCGCTAAGCGTCTAAATACAAAATTGACTAGTGCTGGGGCACTACCAGTCATGTCACGTACATCTGATACATTTGACAGTCTTCAAACACGAGTAAGCAAAGGTGCTTCTGCGAAAGCAGATATCTTTATTAGTGTCCATGCGAATGCAAATGACAACAGCAGCGCAAATGGAACAGAAACGTATTATGACAAAACATATGCGGCAACGAACAGCCTGAAGCTTGCGCAAAACATCCAGCCTAAAATGGTTAGTGCACTAGGTACAAGAGATCGTGGTGTCAAAACGGCTGGCTTCTATGTCATTAAGTATTCAAAGATGCCGAGTGTCTTGCTTGAAACTGGCTTTGTTTCCAGTCCAGTCGATTCAAATATTTTGAAATCTGCTACTTATAAAGATAGATTAGCAGCTGGTATTTCAAGCGGCGTTTCAGGTTATTTTAGATAA
- a CDS encoding SpoIID/LytB domain-containing protein, protein MKKISLTFTMFILLLLVFIPKDASAASSTISVKLSNYVGNKTNFNISSSGLYKVTGTNVSSIARYDGKNRYEVANNIASAGWKNPSTIVIVNRDAFADAISATPLAYKLNAPILYTNAERLTKTTEKQINKMNPDNILIIGGTTSVSSATEKTLKKYGKIKRISGKSRYAVSQNIAKEMGNYSQAIVATGSIFTDSASVTPYAARNGYPILLTKKDSLPTYKLPSKVIIVGGEKSVSKKVESQIKKTSTVKRIGGANRYEVSANIVTELNMNANKLYLANGSIFTDAITFSLLAAKNNSPMVLVKDNSLTSPVTSVVKKQGTYSFQLSGGTKSISASLQTKLSNEFYLKNNKDYQLNVSNGKISIKGIKTFGSSVRVVPEKYSTKNVIRVAGKAYLGKMNFAVESGYIRPTNENIPFEDYLKGVVPNEMPASWHVEALKAQAVAARTYSVNSIGKVVPDTTAFQVYGGYSWYTNSTKAVDATKGKVLKYNNKLISATYYSSNGGYTEASEEVWSSAFPYLVAKTDTKDPVNAWTLKLSKTQLSKSLSTAEPASWWSKTTESNVSQLKGLKNWILKNKETSASDIKIATISSLSFSGKTKGQRAKTASMKISYHLKNKTGSYSMNKSATLSFKMTEFRSILGATNLKSTYASVKNNTNDFTISGKGYGHGVGMSQYGAKKRAESGSSYSSILSFYYPGAKLTTN, encoded by the coding sequence TTGAAAAAAATCAGTCTAACTTTCACAATGTTCATCTTACTTTTGCTTGTATTCATCCCAAAAGATGCTTCAGCGGCAAGCTCAACAATTTCTGTGAAATTATCAAACTATGTTGGAAACAAAACGAACTTTAACATATCATCATCCGGCTTATACAAAGTGACTGGTACAAATGTATCTTCAATAGCTCGATATGATGGTAAGAACCGTTATGAGGTAGCCAATAATATTGCTTCAGCAGGCTGGAAAAATCCATCTACAATTGTCATTGTAAATCGTGATGCGTTTGCAGATGCAATTTCCGCTACACCTTTAGCTTATAAATTGAATGCACCTATTTTATATACGAATGCTGAAAGATTAACAAAAACCACTGAAAAGCAAATTAACAAGATGAATCCTGACAATATTCTGATTATCGGTGGAACAACAAGTGTTTCTTCAGCAACAGAGAAAACATTGAAAAAATACGGGAAGATCAAAAGGATCAGTGGTAAATCACGTTATGCTGTTTCACAAAATATCGCAAAAGAGATGGGGAACTATAGTCAAGCTATAGTGGCAACAGGAAGCATTTTTACTGACAGTGCTTCAGTAACACCATACGCTGCAAGAAACGGCTATCCTATTCTGTTAACGAAGAAAGATAGCTTACCAACTTACAAGCTTCCAAGTAAAGTCATCATTGTTGGTGGAGAAAAGAGTGTTAGCAAAAAAGTTGAATCTCAAATCAAAAAAACGTCCACAGTGAAAAGAATCGGTGGAGCTAATAGATATGAGGTATCAGCAAATATTGTAACTGAATTAAACATGAATGCTAATAAGCTATACTTAGCAAATGGTTCTATCTTTACAGATGCTATTACATTTTCGCTTTTAGCAGCCAAAAATAACAGTCCTATGGTACTTGTAAAAGACAATAGTCTAACATCACCTGTGACATCAGTTGTGAAAAAACAGGGGACGTACTCGTTTCAATTGTCTGGCGGAACAAAATCCATTTCAGCAAGTTTACAAACAAAATTATCAAATGAATTTTATTTGAAGAATAATAAGGATTATCAATTGAATGTTTCTAACGGGAAAATTTCTATCAAGGGCATCAAGACGTTTGGATCTTCAGTAAGAGTTGTTCCAGAGAAATATTCAACTAAAAATGTCATTCGAGTTGCTGGGAAAGCATACTTGGGGAAAATGAACTTTGCTGTAGAATCAGGCTATATTCGTCCAACAAATGAAAATATCCCTTTTGAAGATTATCTTAAAGGGGTTGTACCGAATGAAATGCCAGCAAGCTGGCATGTTGAGGCATTAAAAGCACAGGCTGTTGCAGCACGTACATATTCTGTGAACAGTATTGGGAAGGTTGTGCCAGATACAACAGCATTCCAAGTGTACGGTGGATACAGCTGGTATACAAATTCTACAAAAGCTGTAGATGCTACAAAAGGTAAGGTACTAAAATATAATAATAAACTGATTTCTGCTACCTACTATTCTAGTAATGGAGGCTACACTGAGGCGAGTGAAGAAGTGTGGTCAAGTGCATTTCCTTATTTAGTAGCAAAAACAGATACAAAAGATCCAGTGAATGCATGGACACTTAAACTATCAAAAACACAATTGAGTAAATCGCTTAGCACAGCAGAACCTGCATCTTGGTGGAGTAAGACAACAGAATCAAATGTGAGTCAGTTGAAAGGCTTGAAGAACTGGATTCTAAAAAATAAAGAAACTTCAGCTTCAGACATCAAGATAGCGACAATTTCAAGCCTATCCTTTTCAGGTAAGACAAAAGGGCAGAGAGCAAAAACAGCCTCTATGAAAATCAGCTATCACTTAAAAAATAAAACGGGTTCTTATAGTATGAATAAATCAGCGACACTTAGCTTTAAGATGACTGAATTTAGATCAATACTTGGAGCGACTAATTTAAAAAGCACGTATGCATCAGTGAAGAATAACACCAATGATTTTACCATCTCAGGAAAAGGGTATGGTCATGGAGTTGGAATGAGTCAATATGGAGCGAAAAAGAGAGCTGAATCAGGAAGCTCATATTCAAGTATTTTGTCATTCTATTATCCGGGTGCAAAGTTAACTACGAATTAA
- a CDS encoding LytA, giving the protein MKKIVVLPFLILLLGIVLTACGTAEQSLEEKKTSSSTSQTLKETANYVGMADSHTIEVKKSNVTLNFEFTENFNEVLNEFQPGDHVDIFYILNDSGQKEIQEIKKVQ; this is encoded by the coding sequence ATGAAGAAAATCGTCGTTTTACCGTTCTTAATACTACTACTAGGTATCGTGCTCACAGCATGTGGAACGGCTGAGCAGTCCTTAGAAGAAAAGAAGACAAGCAGTTCAACTTCTCAAACGTTAAAGGAGACAGCCAACTATGTAGGAATGGCAGACTCCCATACAATTGAAGTGAAAAAGTCAAATGTTACTTTGAATTTTGAATTTACTGAAAACTTCAATGAAGTATTGAATGAATTTCAACCAGGAGATCACGTAGACATTTTTTACATTCTAAATGACAGTGGCCAAAAGGAAATTCAAGAAATTAAAAAAGTTCAATAG